CGGGTTGGTGCCTCGACGCATCGATCTCATCTTGGCGGTGCTCGCCCAGCGCGCTCAGTTGGATCTGAGCTCGGCCGACGTGTTCGTCTCGGTGGCGGGCGGGCTGACCGTGCGCGAACCGGCAGCGGATTTGGCGATCGCTGCGGCGGTGGTCTCGTCGGCAACGCTGCGTGCCGTCCCGGGCGACGTGATGATGTTGGGCGAGGTTGGCCTCACCGGGGAACTGCGGTCGGTGCCCGAGCCCATCCGACGCATCTCCGAGGCGGCCCGCCTGGGGTTTAGCCGCATCGTGGCGCCGCGCGACCGAAGCGTCCGCCCCGCTGGAGGCGAGGTGGAATGGGCACGCTCGGCCCGCCTTCAGCAGGTGGCCACGTTGGGCGAGGCAATGCATGCCATGTCGCTGCAGGACGCTGGCCTCCGGGCGGTGTAGCGGCCTGCCGTTGGAGGCGGCGACATGTACACCGGGCAGCGGCGATCACCACGGCCGGGAACGTCAACCCGACCGCCAGGTCCACCCGGCCGGAGCTGAGCCGGCCGGGGCCCGGGAGCAGCCCGGACACGGCTGCCGACAAGGCGATCGACACGAATACAATCAGCATCAATGCGGGGGTGGCTGCGATGCGAACCGGCGTGGCCCACCAGCGCAGCCGATCGTGAACCAACCGATGCCCCAACGCATTTGACTCGGGGTCGTGGGTCGTCTGTCGTTGGCTGGTCTGACGCGAGTGCTCCGAACCGATGCCAAACCTTGGTCAACGGCGCGTTTGGCCTCCAGCCGCTGGCGCAACCTGGCAGGATCGTCTGATGAACGAGCACATCTTCACCTTCGCCGGGAGCGACGGGCTCCCGATCCACACGTACCGCTGGAGCGGCGACGGAACCCCGCGGGCCATCGTCCAGGTGGCGCACGGCATGGGCGAGCACGCCGCCCGCTACCGCAGGTTTGCGGAGGCGCTCGTCGACGCCGGATGTGTGGTGTATGCCAACGACCATCGCGGTCACGGACGGACCGCCGGAGGCGCTGAGCGTCACGGCGACCTCGGAGAGGCCGGCTGGGCGGGCCTCGTCGCCGACCTGGGCACCCTCGGACGACGGGCACGTGAGGAGCATCCCGACATCCCGCTGGTGCTGTTTGGTCATTCGATGGGGTCCTTCGCCGTCCAACAGTTCTTGATCGAACACTCCGGTGACGTCGACGCCGCCGTCCTGTCGGGCACTTCGGCGCTCGACGTGATCGGTGCCGGCATCGACCCCGACGCGGAGGTCGACCTCAGCGCCTTCAATGCACCATTCGAGCCGGCGCCGACCGAGTACGAATGGCTCAGCCGGGACCGTGCCGAGGTCGACGCCTACGTCGCCGATGAGGACTGCGGTTTCGGCCTGAATGCAACGGCCGCCCGCGGGATGCTCGAAGGGACAGCGACCACCGCCGATCCGGAAGCGATCGCCAGGATCCGCAGCGACCTTCCAATCCACCTCATGTCCGGCGACGCCGACCCGTTGGCGGGTGGCGGGGAACTGATCGAGTTGGTGGCGACGCGGTACCGGGAGGCCGGGGTCACCGACGTCACCGTTGCCCGTTACCCCGAGGCGCGTCACGAGATCCTCAACGAGACCAACCGCGGCGAGGTCACCGCCGATCTCATCGCGTGGCTTGACACCGTTCTGGTCTGAGCGCCGATGGTTGCCGTCAGCAGGCCAGGCACTTGTGCTCCGAACCGGCGTCGAGCGTTGTTCGACCCCGTCGCGGGGGCGGGCGTGGGGCACCAGATGACACGCCCCCATCGGCCACGCGAATCGGGGCGAGGTGGTTGTGGCCCATTCCCTGCCCCGCATGGCCGGCGGCTCCGCATCTCCCGGGGTGCCGGGCGAACATGAGGAGAACACCGCGCGATTTCCGGACGGTTTTCGCCGCCGCAGTGCTCACGTCTCGGTTGGCTGCCGGTGCCGCTACCATCAGGGCGTGATCGCCAAGCGCAAACAGGAATTGTGGGATGCGCTCGCTGCCGTTTCGCCGGGCATGCCGTTGCGCGAGGGGCTCGACCGCATCTCCAAGGCTCGAATGGGTGCACTTATCGTGGTGGGCGACGGACCGGAGGTGCTCAACGTGTGCTCCGGCGGGTTTCTGCTGGATGCAGCCTTCACGCCGCAACGGCTGAGCGAGCTGGCCAAGATGGACGGCGCCATCATCTTGTCGTCCGACTCGTCTCGAATCGCCAGGGCCAACGTGCACATGGTGCCCAACCCAAATGTGCCCACCACCGAGACCGGCACTCGGCATCGCACCGCCGAACGGGTGGCGCGGTCGGTTGCGGTGCCGGTTGCCACCGTGTCCGAGGACATGGCCGTGCTCACCGTGTACCGCGGTGACGAGAAGTACCAGCTGGAATCGATTCCCAACATCCTCAACCGTTGCGACCAGGCACTGCAGACATTGGAGCGGTACAAGAGTCGTCTCAACGAGGAGCTTGCCAGCCTGACCGCCCACGAGGTGGAGGGTCTGGTGACCCTGCGCGACGTGATCGTTGTGCTCCAGCGCTCCGAGATGGTCAGCCGCATTGCCGAGGAACTGCGCCACCACCTGATCGAGTTGGGTGCCGACGGCCGCCTGGTGAGGCTGCAACTGCGGGATCTCATGGCAGGGGTGGGCGACGAGCGCACCAACCTGATTCGGGATTATGCGCCGGATGGGATCGAGCCCGGCGATGCGCTGGAGCGGCTGCGTGCGCTCGACCCGGGCGAGATCACCGACCCGGACGACGTGGGTGACGTGCTCGAGCTTGGTGACGGCAACTCGGTGGATCTCGCCCAGCCGATGCAGCCACGTGGCTACCGCATTCTCGCCCGGATCCTGCCCCGCCTGCCCGAACCCGTGATCGACGCGGTGGTGCGCAAGTGCGGCCGCTTCGACAAGCTGATGCGGGCCTCCACCACGGAGTTGGCTCAACTGGCCGAGGTCAGCGAGCAGTTGGCGTCGGTGATTCGCGATGGCCTGAGCCAGCAGGCGCAGTCGTCGATCCTCAACCGCTACCAGTAGCGAGGCCGCAGTGCGTATCACCCTGCCCACCGGGACCCCCGCCGAGATCGCCCGACCCGACGGTGACCTCACCCCCACCCGAGGGCTGGTGATGATGAGCGATATCCACGGCCTGCGGCCACTGTTCGACGAGCATGCTCAGCGGGTGGCCGACGCCGAGGGTTGGGTGGTGGTCGTGCCCGAGATGTGGCCTGGACGCGAGCAGCTGAACGTGACCAAGCGTCTGGCCTCGGTCAACGAATTGCGTGACGATGACAAGTTGGCCGATCTTCTGGCGGCGGCCGCTGCCACCGACTGCGAGACCGTTGGTGTCATGGGCTTTTGCATGGGTGGCATGTATGCAATGAAGGCCTCGTCGTCGGGTCGATTCGACGCTGCGGTGAGCTTCTACGGGATGATTCGTATGCCCAGGGCGTGGCGTGCGCCCCATCAGGCCGATGCGATCGACTCGGTGACGGCGCCAGGCGCGTGCCCGGTGCTGGCGCTGTGCGGCACGAACGACAAGTGGCTGCCCCACGCTGAGCTTGATGAGCTGGCCGAGGTGGCCTGCGTGGTTCGTTACCCCGGCGCCGACCACGCGTTTGCCCAGGATCCGGACGGTGCCCATTACCGAGCCGAGGATGCCGCTGATGCGTGGGCCAGGGCGTTGACGTTTCTTCGTAGCCGTGGCAAGAGCACGGAGGTCATCGCTTGATGGCGACATCTTCAGAGGGGGCAGCAGCGTGACCGAGCAGGCATCGACCGGCGCGCAGCAGGCGCACGACCCGTTGAGTGACGTGGAGCTCCGGGTGTTGGGGTGCCTGATGGAAAAGGAACTGACCGTTCCCTCCACTTATCCGCTCACACTCAAGTCGTTGGTGACGGCCGCCAACCAGAGTTCCAGTCGCAACCCGATCATGTCGCTGGGTGAGGACGAGGTGAGTGGTGCGCTCGACCGCCTGCGCGAGCGATCGCTGATCCGCCGGGTCTATCCCCGCTCGGGCGAGCGGCGGGAGAAGTTTCGTCAGGTGGCCGACGAGGTTCTGGAGCTGGCCGGTGGGCGTCGTGCCGTGCTGACCCTTTTGATGTTGCGAGGGCCGCAGACCCCGAGCGAACTGCGCAACCGGGCCGTCCGCCTCCACGAATTCGGGGAGCCGACCGAGCTGACCGACGCCCTGGGCGAGTTGGCCGGTCGCAGCACACCACTGGTTGTCGAACTGCCACGCCAGCCTGGACGACGTGAGAATCGCTGGGCCCATCTGCTGGGCGAGAACCTCGGCGTCCAGCCCGCCGACCCGCAGCTTGGCGATGGGCGGCCGTCCGTCGAGCGCCACGTGGGCGCGCCTGCGGTATCGACCCCGGGACCCCACACGGTCGGCGCCGCTGCGCCGCCGATGTCTCCGGCACTCGAACCGTTTCGATCGATGCTGGGTCGCTGGGAGGGCGACGGCGTGGGGGAGTATCCCACCATTGACGACTTCGCCTACACCGAGACGATCACCTTTGCATCCTTGGCGGACAAGCCGGTGATCCAGTACACCTCAACCACCAGGCACGCTGACGATGGCCGCCCGCTCCATGCCGAGACCGGTTACCTGAGGGTGCTCGGGGAGTCGAAGTTGGAGCTGGTGGTGGCCCAGGCTCCGGGGCTGATCGAGGCCGGCTCAGGCATCGCCACCCACCCGGGCGGTGCCGATGATCGACATGCGGTCCGGCTGGTCATCGATTCCACGATCGTCAGTGGCACGACAACCGCCAAGGAGGTGACCGCAACCGAACGGTGCTACCTGGTGACGGGCGGTCGGCTTGAATATGACATAGCGATGGCGGCGGTCGGCCACCCGATGACGCATCACCTCACCGCCGAGCTCAAGCGGGTGGGCGCGGCGTCAGCCCTGTAGCGCCCGCCACTTGGCCAGGGCCCGCTTGTGGCCGTTGGCCCCCGACTTTGTGAGGCCGCCGTCGCGCGCCTCCTTGACCTCGTCTTCGAGGTCCTTCAGCAGCTCGGAGATGTCGTCCTCGGGACCGGCTGCCATCAGCGCCTCGTAGGCCACGTGCAGTTCGCCCAGATCCTTGCGGACCTTGGCGTATTCGCTCTCAAGTTTGGCTCGGATCTGGTTTGGGTCATCGCTCATACTGGGACGCTCCGCTCAGCGGGCTCGGATCTCCAACTCACGCCGTTTGAGGATGGCGTAGCTCCGGTCGTGCTGTTCGATCCACCCAAGGCGCATGAACGCCGAGATTGCCTTGTTGACCCGTTCCCGGCTGGCGCCGATCAACCCGGCCAGTTCCTCCTGGGTGATGGGGATCTCGAAGTCGTCGGCGTCACCGGCGAGTTCCAGCAGGCGCTTGGCGGTGCGGCCGGTGACGTCCAAGAAGAAGGCGTCGGCCAGCGCAGCGTCCATGTGGCGGAGACGCCCGCTGAGCATCTTGACCACCTCCCACAGCAATGCGGGACGGTCGTCGAGGATGTCCCGCAGCGGTTGAAAGGGAACTGAGAGCACCATCGAGGGTTCGAGCGCACGGGCGTCGGCGGAGCGGCCGGTGCCGTCGAACAGGCTCATTTCGCCAAACAGGTCGCCGGACTCCATGAGGGCGACCATCGACTCGCGGCCGTCGATGGAGCGGTTGCCGATGGCAACCCGGCCGGACTCAACAACGAACAGTGCGTCTGCTGCCTCGTCCTCCTTGAACAACACGTCGCCGCGTACCAGGTCGAGATCTGATGAGGCCTCGATCACCCGATCGAGCTCGGCGTCGGTCAGTGCCGCAAACAGGGTGACTTCGGAAAGCTTGGAACGTTCCACCTCGGTATCCTAACCCTGGGATGCCGATGGTCACACCGGTGTTGAAGGGCAGGCAATTTTTGGGGGGCGGTACCGTGGGCCAATGCACCCAACTGTTCGCGGTCGAGCCGCGACGTGAGGCCGGACCTGAAGGGCAGCGACGCACATGGCCCACAGGGTGGGGGCACAGGGGTTTCGACCCCCGGCGTGGCGCCGCCCGAGGCGGAGCCACCTGAAGTGCGGTCACCTGAAGTGTGGTCGATTGTGGTGGCGGCCGGCTCGGGCCGTCGCTTTGGCGGAGCCAAACAGTTTGCCGAGCTGATGGGTCGGCCGCTGCTGGCCTGGGCCGTCGACTCGGTGGCCCAGCTGAGCAATGGTGTGGTGGTGGTGGTGCCGGCCGAGCGGCTCGCCGACCTTCCACCGCTTCCCGATGTAGACCGGGTGGTGGCCGGGGGAGCGACACGGTCCGAGTCGGTTCGGGCCGGCCTCGCCGCCTTGCCCGCCTCCGCTGAGGTGATCCTGGTGCACGACGGAGCCCGGCCGTTGGCCGACATGCAACTGGTGCGTCGGGTGATCGATGCGGTGTCAAGGCCGGACGGGGCCGCCGGCGCCTTGCCGGGCGTGGCGGTCACCGACACGCTGCGATCGATCGACGGGGCCCCCGTTGACCGTGCCGGGTTGGTGGCCGTCCAAACACCTCAGGGATTCCAGGCCAACCTGTTGCGCAGCGTGCATGCCTCGTCGCCGGAGGCCACCGACGACGCTTCGTTGATCGAGGCGGCCGGACACCGGGTGGTTGTCGTGGACGGCGATCCGACCAACCTCAAGGTGACCGATCCTTCGGACCTGTGGGTGGCCAAGGCGCAGCTCGCCGAACGGCGCCGGACCGACCCCAATGAACGCAGCGGGGACCACACCGGCGAGGATGGTGTCATGGCCGATGAAGAACGCACACCGGTGCCCGATCTGCGGGTGGGCAATGGTTTTGACATCCACCGGTTCTCCGACGATCCCGATCGCCACTGCGTGCTGGGCGGAGTGAGGATCCCCGACACGCCCGGCCTGGTGGCCCACAGCGATGGCGACCCGGTTGCCCATGCCGTCGCCGAAGCGCTCTTGGGCGCAGTCGGGTTGGGGGACCTGGGCTCGCACTTCCCCGACACCGACCCAAGTCACGCGAATGCAGACTCGATGGTGTTGCTGGCCGAGGTGGTGGGCAAGCTGGCCGATGCAGGTTGGAGTGCGGTCAATGTCGACTGTTCGGTGA
The nucleotide sequence above comes from Candidatus Microthrix parvicella Bio17-1. Encoded proteins:
- a CDS encoding dienelactone hydrolase family protein, whose protein sequence is MRITLPTGTPAEIARPDGDLTPTRGLVMMSDIHGLRPLFDEHAQRVADAEGWVVVVPEMWPGREQLNVTKRLASVNELRDDDKLADLLAAAAATDCETVGVMGFCMGGMYAMKASSSGRFDAAVSFYGMIRMPRAWRAPHQADAIDSVTAPGACPVLALCGTNDKWLPHAELDELAEVACVVRYPGADHAFAQDPDGAHYRAEDAADAWARALTFLRSRGKSTEVIA
- a CDS encoding Crp/Fnr family transcriptional regulator, encoding MERSKLSEVTLFAALTDAELDRVIEASSDLDLVRGDVLFKEDEAADALFVVESGRVAIGNRSIDGRESMVALMESGDLFGEMSLFDGTGRSADARALEPSMVLSVPFQPLRDILDDRPALLWEVVKMLSGRLRHMDAALADAFFLDVTGRTAKRLLELAGDADDFEIPITQEELAGLIGASRERVNKAISAFMRLGWIEQHDRSYAILKRRELEIRAR
- the disA gene encoding DNA integrity scanning diadenylate cyclase DisA, with protein sequence MIAKRKQELWDALAAVSPGMPLREGLDRISKARMGALIVVGDGPEVLNVCSGGFLLDAAFTPQRLSELAKMDGAIILSSDSSRIARANVHMVPNPNVPTTETGTRHRTAERVARSVAVPVATVSEDMAVLTVYRGDEKYQLESIPNILNRCDQALQTLERYKSRLNEELASLTAHEVEGLVTLRDVIVVLQRSEMVSRIAEELRHHLIELGADGRLVRLQLRDLMAGVGDERTNLIRDYAPDGIEPGDALERLRALDPGEITDPDDVGDVLELGDGNSVDLAQPMQPRGYRILARILPRLPEPVIDAVVRKCGRFDKLMRASTTELAQLAEVSEQLASVIRDGLSQQAQSSILNRYQ
- a CDS encoding heme-binding beta-barrel domain-containing protein, producing the protein MAGRSTPLVVELPRQPGRRENRWAHLLGENLGVQPADPQLGDGRPSVERHVGAPAVSTPGPHTVGAAAPPMSPALEPFRSMLGRWEGDGVGEYPTIDDFAYTETITFASLADKPVIQYTSTTRHADDGRPLHAETGYLRVLGESKLELVVAQAPGLIEAGSGIATHPGGADDRHAVRLVIDSTIVSGTTTAKEVTATERCYLVTGGRLEYDIAMAAVGHPMTHHLTAELKRVGAASAL
- the ispF gene encoding 2-C-methyl-D-erythritol 2,4-cyclodiphosphate synthase gives rise to the protein MRPDLKGSDAHGPQGGGTGVSTPGVAPPEAEPPEVRSPEVWSIVVAAGSGRRFGGAKQFAELMGRPLLAWAVDSVAQLSNGVVVVVPAERLADLPPLPDVDRVVAGGATRSESVRAGLAALPASAEVILVHDGARPLADMQLVRRVIDAVSRPDGAAGALPGVAVTDTLRSIDGAPVDRAGLVAVQTPQGFQANLLRSVHASSPEATDDASLIEAAGHRVVVVDGDPTNLKVTDPSDLWVAKAQLAERRRTDPNERSGDHTGEDGVMADEERTPVPDLRVGNGFDIHRFSDDPDRHCVLGGVRIPDTPGLVAHSDGDPVAHAVAEALLGAVGLGDLGSHFPDTDPSHANADSMVLLAEVVGKLADAGWSAVNVDCSVIAERPKLAPHRDEMVARLSEVVGAPVSVKGRRAEGVGALGSGEAIVALASALVARR
- a CDS encoding alpha/beta hydrolase; the protein is MNEHIFTFAGSDGLPIHTYRWSGDGTPRAIVQVAHGMGEHAARYRRFAEALVDAGCVVYANDHRGHGRTAGGAERHGDLGEAGWAGLVADLGTLGRRAREEHPDIPLVLFGHSMGSFAVQQFLIEHSGDVDAAVLSGTSALDVIGAGIDPDAEVDLSAFNAPFEPAPTEYEWLSRDRAEVDAYVADEDCGFGLNATAARGMLEGTATTADPEAIARIRSDLPIHLMSGDADPLAGGGELIELVATRYREAGVTDVTVARYPEARHEILNETNRGEVTADLIAWLDTVLV